Proteins encoded in a region of the Aphelocoma coerulescens isolate FSJ_1873_10779 chromosome 28, UR_Acoe_1.0, whole genome shotgun sequence genome:
- the CTXN1 gene encoding cortexin-1: MNDASTMDYELLSPSLVEHPAGAAGMDAEQKTVFAFVIFLLVFLVMLMVRCFRILLDPYSRMPASSWTDHKEGLERGQFDYALV; encoded by the coding sequence ATGAATGATGCATCCACGATGGATTATGAACTGCTCTCCCCGTCCCTGGTGGAGCACCCCGCCGGTGCCGCGGGCATGGATGCCGAGCAGAAAACTGTCTTTGCCTTCGTCATCTTCCTCCTGGTCTTCTTGGTGATGCTGATGGTGCGCTGCTTCCGCATCCTGCTGGACCCCTACAGCCGCATGCCCGCCTCCTCCTGGACGGACCACAAGGAGGGGTTGGAGAGGGGCCAGTTCGACTACGCCCTGGTGTGA